The Desulfovibrio piger DNA segment CCAACAATGCCGGTCAGGAAGGCAAGCTCTTCCGCTTCACCATCGGTCACAGCATCGGCATGACCCTGGTGCTCTGCGTGCTGGCCTACCTGCAGGCTGGTCCCCTTTCCTGGATGCTGCCCTAACGGGTATGGCCCAGGCCTGAGGGCCTGACAGACCAACGTCGGCAAGGGCCCCGGTCTTCCGGGGCCCTTTTCCTGTGTCTGGCGGCCTTCTGCCGCGATGGGCTCCCCGCTGCCGTCCGGCGGCTATGGCAGCTCTGCCCGGACAGGGCCCAGACCGCTTCCACAAGCGTCTTTCCCGCCCGCACGCCTCTCCCGACACACGGCCGGTCCAGGGACAAAATCCCTGAACCGGCAAGGCGGTGCTGCCGCGCCCGAAGCCAGCTTTTTTGACCGCTCCCGCTTTTTTCTTGCAGCGGCCCCGCTCCCCATAGTATGGGAGGCAGGACGGCGTGCCCCCAGGACCCGACCTGCCCGGAATGGGCAAAAAAACGCCCGGAAAGCACCGCAGCCGGCGGCCGTACCGGACCGCCGCAGCCCTGACCGGCCCCCCCTGGAAAGGGAAGTGTGCAATATTTTTGTCCCCCCGTATGGCTCCGGCAGGGCTTATGTAAAAAAAATTAAACGGCCTTTTCGCTCATAGCGAACAATAAAAACAACAAAAACAGTAAGATAGAAAAACATTCCTCGCTGGATATTTTGGCACGCCTTATGCAGTAAGCTAAGTACCTTCCTTTCTTACTGACAGTTCAACCTAAACGGCCTGCCCCCCCAGCAGGCCGTTTTTCTGTCTGGAGACACGAGCATGTCCAGCCCCGTCACCGTCTGTCATCAGGAATTCGACGAAAGCCATTTCCTGGCCTCGGAATACGAACCGGCCCGGCCGGAACAGGCCGCCTTCCACATCATCCCCGTCCCGCTGGAGCAAAGCGTCTCCTACGGGGGCGGCACCGCCCACGGCCCGGCCGCCATCCTTTCCGCCTCGCAGCAGCTGGAGGCCTGGGACGGCATCAGCGCTCCGGGAGAAGCGGGCCTGTACACCGCCCCTGCCGTGGACTGTGATGCCCCCATCGAGACCGTGCTGGACCGCATCGAAGCCGTCACGGCCCACGCCCTGCGCTGCAAGGCCCTGCCCGTCATCCTGGGCGGCGAGCATACCGTGAGCCTGGGCGCCCTGCGTGCCCTGGCCGCCGAGGCCGCGCGTACGGGCGAGCCCTTTGGCGTGGTGCAGTTCGATGCCCATGCGGACCTGCGTTCCCAGTATGAAGGCTCCATCTATTCCCACGCCAGCGTCATGCACCGGGCCGTGGCCGACCTTGGCCTGCCGCTGGCCCAGTTCGCCATGCGCGACTTCTGCCGCGAAGAAGTGGAGGTGCGCCGCCAGTACAATGTCTTGCACTATGACGCCGACATCCTCTTCCGCCAGGGCCTGCCGGAACAGCCCCTGCCCGCGGACTTTCCCCGCCGCCTCTACATCACCTTCGACGTGGACGGTCTGGACGCCTCGCTGATGCCCGCCACGGGCACGCCTTCGCCCGGCGGTCTGTTCTGGCATCAGGCCCTGCTGCTCATCGAGCGCTGCCTGCAGGGCCGCAGCATGGTCGGCATGGACGTGGTGGAGCTGGCTCCCCTGCCGGGCCTGCATCATGCGGACTTCACCGCCGCCAAGCTCACCCACGCCCTCATGGGCTTTGCCCAGCGCGCCGGTCTGCCCCGCAAGGCATAACGGCCGGGGCATCCTGCCGGCGATATCCGTCGGGCCCGTATCGCCAACGGCGCTGAGTTTCAGGGCCCATCCTCGTTGCCGGTGATCCCGTGAGGCGTCTTTCTCGCTAACGGGCACGGCCTGCGGCCGCCATTCGGTCGCATCTCTGCTGTCGATGCCCGTAGCTTCCTGCGTCGCAACGGGCACGGCCTGCGGCCGCCATCCGGTCGCATCTCTGCTGTCGATGCGAGAGGGCTTTCCCCTCAAACTCCCCTTCACCAGCCTGCTTTTCCTGCCTGTGTCCCAAAACGGGGCACAGGCTTTTTTTTTGCTTCGACCATCCTCGCACAGAGGAGCGATCTCAGAAAGCCCGTCCGCTGCGGCCCTGTTCCGATACGGCAGGCTGTCGTGCCTGCGGCACGCTCTGCGTGCATGGATACGCCGCCTTCCCGTGGTCCGACCGGCCACAGCCATTGCATCCTCCACAGGCCCCGGCTACCATGCTTTCCCGACTCCCGGCCCGCCCGCGGCAACGCACGACGACAGCCCCGCTGCCCGAAGACGGGACCGCCATACGCAACCGGATAAACGTATTGGGAGGGGGGAGCTGACCGGATGGTGGCCACAAGACCGTGGCCGTCAGGAACGGCGATGCTCCGGGAAAAGGAACGAAATGCTTCAAAAAACTCCTTCTCCCCCCTGCCTCCCGCAAGGAAGCGCCATGAATTTTTTTGAAAGTCCCTTCAAGGGCGTCCCTCTGGACCAGCAGATCCGCAACCCCAACATCCGTGCGGGCCGCTACAGCTATTACTCCGGCTATTACCACGGCCACAGCTTCGACGACTGTGCCCGCTATCTGAGCCCGGAACGCGATGACGTGGACAAGCTCATCATCGGTTCCTTCTGCTCCATCGGCAGCGGCGCCAGCTTCATCATGGCGGGCAATCAGGGCCATCGCATGGACTGGATCGCCACCTTCCCCTTTTTCTATATGCCGGAAGAGGCGGGCTTCCAGGGGGCCGTGGACGGCTTCGTCCGCGCCGGGGACACCGTGGTGGGCAACGACGTCTGGATCGGTACGGAAGCCATGATCATGCCCGGCGTACGCATCGGAGACGGCGCTGTCATCGCCGCACGCGCCGTAGTGACCGCGGACGTGGAGCCCTATGCCGTGGTGGCCGGCATGCCCGCCCGTCAGCTGCGCCGACGCTTCAGCCCGGAACGGATAGCCATGCTGCTGGAGATGCGCTGGTGGGACTGGCCGCTGGAGCGTATCAACGCGGCCATGCCCCTGCTCTGCTCCGGCCAGGTGGAACGGCTCCACGAGTTCTGGCGCAGCGGCCGGAATGCCGTGCAGGACTAAGGCTGCCGCCTGCCGCTCTTGCAGGATGCCTGCCCGGACAAACAGGCCTCTCCCTGTCCGGGCAGAC contains these protein-coding regions:
- the speB gene encoding agmatinase; this translates as MSSPVTVCHQEFDESHFLASEYEPARPEQAAFHIIPVPLEQSVSYGGGTAHGPAAILSASQQLEAWDGISAPGEAGLYTAPAVDCDAPIETVLDRIEAVTAHALRCKALPVILGGEHTVSLGALRALAAEAARTGEPFGVVQFDAHADLRSQYEGSIYSHASVMHRAVADLGLPLAQFAMRDFCREEVEVRRQYNVLHYDADILFRQGLPEQPLPADFPRRLYITFDVDGLDASLMPATGTPSPGGLFWHQALLLIERCLQGRSMVGMDVVELAPLPGLHHADFTAAKLTHALMGFAQRAGLPRKA
- the catB gene encoding type B chloramphenicol O-acetyltransferase codes for the protein MNFFESPFKGVPLDQQIRNPNIRAGRYSYYSGYYHGHSFDDCARYLSPERDDVDKLIIGSFCSIGSGASFIMAGNQGHRMDWIATFPFFYMPEEAGFQGAVDGFVRAGDTVVGNDVWIGTEAMIMPGVRIGDGAVIAARAVVTADVEPYAVVAGMPARQLRRRFSPERIAMLLEMRWWDWPLERINAAMPLLCSGQVERLHEFWRSGRNAVQD